One part of the Neisseria zalophi genome encodes these proteins:
- the ppc gene encoding phosphoenolpyruvate carboxylase, whose translation MQLHILNHPKDAPLAEDVEFLTQSLFKLLHNETTEIVLDAVKKLAESNDSSPIIEEVLPLLNENQVQNLILACSMFSQMLNIAEDVHHERRRLAHEQAGSRAVAGSLADTIRKLQEHQIEAATVQQQLDHTHIAAVLTAHPTEVQRQATLNFHRRISALLPKRESCNSAEALAELQREVDTTLLALWQTSETRHYKITVNNEINNGASIFPLSFFQALPKLYRSMEKEFQTAYPKIRVPDILQIGGWIGGDRDGNPFVSADTLRYAFTQHADTVFHYYRRELAALYHDLPLSIRRVDVSEALLALSARSPDTEIAHEEEHYRRVIAYIMARLIARGHEIGLTLGCRFGLLEPYRDADEFIADLEILSRSLHENGSGMLADARLADLIRMASVFGFYMMPLDLRQHAAKHGEVVAELFQKAGLEAYETLSESEKQTVLLRELQHQRPLYSPYIDYSDHTRHELAIFQEARKIKNELGEHAINQSIISNCEQPSDLLALALLLQESGLLTLENGKPHSRINIVPLFETIEALENACSVMNTLFSLPWYRDLLSGRNNIQEIMLGYSDSNKDGGYVSSSWGLYQAELGLVELFKQHGIRMRLFHGRGGSVGRGGGPSYQAILAQPADSVAGQIRITEQGEVITAKYAEPGNARRNLETLVAATLEASLLPQHKIPDSQLMQALSDSAFKHYRALITRDGFIDYFLQTSPIREIASLNLGSRPASRKTLARIQDLRAIPWVFSWTQNRLMLPAWYGFGSAVEEVCQADPGRLKDLQQHAQSDPFFQAMLSNMEQVMAKTDLTLAENYAGLSESPEQAAEIFGMIKTEYLKSRQALLDILQADELLRDNRTLARSLALRIPYLNALGSLQIALLKRLRQDPDNPRLLQMVHLTINGVAQGLRNTG comes from the coding sequence ATGCAGCTTCACATACTCAATCATCCCAAAGATGCCCCGCTGGCAGAAGATGTCGAGTTTTTGACACAATCGTTATTCAAACTGTTACACAATGAAACCACCGAAATCGTATTGGATGCCGTCAAAAAACTGGCGGAGTCTAACGACAGCAGCCCTATTATCGAAGAAGTGCTGCCTTTGCTGAACGAAAACCAAGTCCAAAACCTGATTCTTGCCTGCAGTATGTTTTCGCAAATGCTCAATATTGCCGAAGACGTCCACCACGAACGCCGCCGCTTGGCACACGAACAGGCCGGCAGCCGTGCTGTAGCGGGCAGTTTGGCCGACACTATCCGCAAGCTGCAAGAACATCAGATTGAGGCTGCCACGGTGCAACAACAACTCGACCACACCCACATTGCCGCCGTACTCACCGCACACCCGACCGAAGTCCAACGGCAGGCCACATTGAATTTCCACCGCCGTATCAGCGCCCTATTGCCAAAGCGGGAAAGTTGCAACAGTGCCGAAGCCTTGGCCGAACTTCAACGCGAAGTCGATACCACCCTGTTGGCCTTATGGCAAACCAGCGAAACGCGTCATTACAAAATCACCGTCAACAACGAAATCAACAACGGCGCCTCGATTTTTCCACTCAGTTTTTTCCAAGCCCTACCCAAACTCTACCGCAGCATGGAAAAAGAATTTCAGACGGCCTATCCCAAAATCCGCGTGCCCGATATTCTGCAAATCGGCGGCTGGATAGGCGGTGACCGCGACGGCAACCCTTTCGTTTCCGCCGATACTTTGCGCTATGCCTTTACCCAACATGCCGACACCGTTTTCCATTATTACCGCCGCGAACTGGCCGCGCTGTATCACGACTTGCCGCTTTCCATCCGCCGCGTTGATGTAAGTGAAGCCCTGTTGGCGCTGTCCGCCCGCTCGCCCGATACCGAAATCGCCCATGAAGAAGAGCACTACCGCCGCGTCATCGCCTACATTATGGCGCGCCTGATTGCGCGCGGTCATGAAATCGGTTTAACACTGGGCTGCCGTTTCGGTTTATTAGAACCTTACCGCGATGCCGACGAATTTATCGCCGATTTGGAAATTCTCAGCCGCTCATTGCATGAAAACGGCAGCGGCATGCTGGCAGACGCCCGTTTGGCGGATTTAATCCGCATGGCTTCCGTATTCGGCTTTTATATGATGCCGCTCGACCTGCGCCAACATGCCGCCAAGCATGGCGAAGTAGTGGCCGAATTGTTTCAAAAAGCCGGGTTAGAAGCCTACGAAACCTTATCGGAATCGGAAAAGCAAACGGTTTTATTGCGCGAACTACAACACCAACGGCCGCTATACAGCCCCTATATCGATTACAGCGACCATACCCGCCACGAACTGGCCATTTTCCAAGAAGCCCGAAAAATCAAAAACGAATTGGGCGAACATGCCATCAACCAAAGCATTATTTCCAATTGCGAACAGCCTAGCGATTTACTGGCCTTGGCATTACTGCTGCAAGAAAGCGGCCTGCTCACACTGGAAAACGGCAAACCACACAGCCGCATCAATATCGTGCCGCTGTTTGAAACCATCGAAGCCTTAGAAAATGCCTGCTCGGTAATGAATACCCTATTCAGCCTGCCGTGGTATCGCGATTTATTATCCGGCCGCAACAACATTCAAGAAATTATGCTCGGCTATTCCGATAGTAATAAAGACGGCGGCTATGTCAGCAGCTCATGGGGGCTTTATCAGGCCGAATTAGGCTTAGTCGAACTCTTCAAACAGCACGGCATCCGCATGCGCCTTTTCCACGGGCGCGGCGGCAGCGTCGGTCGCGGCGGCGGCCCCTCTTACCAAGCCATTCTGGCGCAACCGGCCGACAGCGTCGCCGGCCAGATACGCATTACCGAACAGGGCGAAGTGATTACCGCCAAATACGCCGAACCCGGCAATGCCCGCCGCAACCTCGAAACACTGGTGGCCGCCACCCTCGAAGCCAGCCTGCTGCCGCAACACAAAATACCCGACAGCCAGCTAATGCAGGCGCTTTCCGACAGTGCGTTTAAACACTATCGCGCCTTGATTACCCGTGACGGCTTTATCGACTACTTCCTGCAAACCAGCCCGATTCGGGAAATCGCCTCCCTCAATCTCGGCAGCCGTCCGGCCAGCCGCAAAACCTTGGCGCGGATTCAGGATTTGCGCGCCATCCCGTGGGTATTCTCATGGACACAAAACCGCCTGATGCTGCCCGCATGGTACGGCTTCGGCAGTGCGGTCGAAGAAGTTTGCCAAGCCGATCCGGGCCGTCTGAAAGATTTACAGCAACATGCACAAAGCGATCCGTTCTTCCAAGCCATGCTCTCGAATATGGAGCAAGTAATGGCCAAAACCGATTTAACACTGGCGGAAAACTACGCCGGCTTAAGCGAATCGCCCGAACAGGCAGCGGAAATTTTCGGCATGATCAAAACCGAATACCTCAAAAGCCGCCAAGCATTGCTGGATATTCTGCAAGCCGACGAACTGCTCCGCGACAACCGCACCCTCGCACGCTCGCTGGCCTTGAGAATTCCCTACCTCAACGCCCTCGGCAGCCTGCAAATCGCATTGCTCAAGCGGCTGCGGCAAGACCCCGACAACCCGCGTCTGCTGCAAATGGTACATCTCACCATTAACGGCGTTGCCCAAGGTTTGCGC